The following are encoded together in the Pseudodesulfovibrio indicus genome:
- a CDS encoding HAMP domain-containing methyl-accepting chemotaxis protein has product MSIKWKLLLITGLPVSAVLIIFAVGLTSFNILDSSMQSANSLHLDRATMIDADRDAYQAEVAVMNAMKATSMEALKADSEACAENMQQTWDRITGPGENFTPTMSGDFDAFKARFAEWKKANEAILALTRETLASNLERDKAEEEALASFDAMRDAIDKLGEIANNALAEPGLPDFQRQRAEQALSLILNADRDAYQAYVAQLLVTRTLDPETIKTEAEAFAENLSQTRDRVTKGADILGSSTAALKADFLAQLAIWQEHSQQVVDLTAANAGKNRERVSLYKSSESAFAAMRDTIDKLGQAEVERVEAEMQALDAVISSTIWTYILISLLFTLASVAVTLIFSSKMASVMKQAASVAQSLAKGDFTVRLDVKRNDEIGQLGQAIGQMIEKLSAIVLEVQEAASSVASSSEELAGSSQTLSQGATEQAASVEEVSASMEQMSASIGQNTESSSKTEAIARSTAEEGRKGGEAVRQTVDAMTQIAEKISIIEEIARQTNLLALNAAIEAARAGEQGKGFAVVAAEVRKLAERSGSAAAEIGELSASSVEVAARAGKMLDSIVPNIEQTAELIQEITAASSEQNVGASEINNALQQLDTVVQTNASSSEEIASTAEELSSHAARMEATMSFFNLRHQTSVSPTRRAVVQRKQPMLQAAEPESVDLDMGEDDAFERF; this is encoded by the coding sequence ATGAGCATCAAGTGGAAATTGCTTCTTATCACAGGGTTGCCCGTTTCGGCCGTTTTGATCATCTTTGCCGTGGGTCTGACCAGCTTCAACATCCTGGATTCGAGCATGCAGTCCGCCAACTCCCTGCACCTGGACAGGGCGACGATGATCGACGCCGATCGCGATGCCTACCAGGCCGAAGTCGCGGTGATGAACGCCATGAAAGCGACCTCCATGGAAGCCCTCAAAGCGGATAGCGAGGCCTGCGCCGAGAACATGCAGCAGACCTGGGACCGGATCACCGGCCCCGGCGAGAACTTCACCCCGACCATGAGCGGTGACTTCGACGCCTTCAAGGCCCGGTTCGCCGAGTGGAAGAAGGCCAACGAAGCCATCCTCGCCCTGACCCGAGAGACGCTGGCCTCCAACCTGGAGCGCGACAAGGCCGAAGAAGAAGCCCTCGCCTCCTTCGACGCCATGCGCGACGCCATCGACAAGCTGGGCGAAATCGCCAACAACGCCCTGGCCGAGCCGGGCCTGCCCGACTTCCAGCGGCAGCGCGCCGAGCAGGCCCTGTCCCTGATCCTCAATGCCGACCGCGACGCCTACCAGGCCTATGTGGCCCAGCTCCTCGTGACCCGCACCCTCGACCCGGAAACCATCAAGACAGAGGCCGAGGCCTTTGCCGAAAACCTGAGCCAGACGCGGGACCGCGTGACCAAGGGCGCGGACATCCTGGGCAGCTCGACCGCCGCCCTCAAGGCCGACTTCCTGGCGCAGCTGGCCATCTGGCAGGAGCACAGCCAGCAGGTCGTGGACCTGACCGCCGCCAACGCGGGCAAGAATCGTGAGCGCGTCTCCCTCTACAAGAGCAGCGAAAGCGCCTTTGCCGCCATGCGCGACACCATCGACAAGCTCGGCCAGGCCGAGGTCGAACGGGTCGAAGCCGAAATGCAGGCCCTTGACGCGGTCATCAGCAGCACCATCTGGACCTATATCCTGATCTCCCTGCTCTTCACCCTGGCCTCCGTGGCCGTGACCCTGATCTTCTCGTCCAAGATGGCCTCCGTCATGAAGCAGGCCGCCTCCGTGGCCCAGTCCCTGGCCAAGGGCGACTTCACCGTGCGCCTCGACGTCAAGCGCAACGACGAGATCGGCCAGCTGGGACAGGCCATCGGTCAGATGATCGAAAAGCTCAGCGCCATCGTCCTTGAGGTCCAGGAGGCGGCGTCCAGCGTGGCCAGCAGCTCCGAAGAACTGGCCGGGTCCTCCCAGACCCTAAGCCAGGGCGCCACGGAGCAGGCCGCCTCGGTGGAGGAGGTCTCGGCCTCCATGGAGCAGATGTCCGCGAGCATCGGCCAGAACACCGAAAGCTCCTCCAAGACCGAAGCCATCGCCCGGAGCACCGCCGAGGAAGGCCGCAAGGGCGGCGAGGCCGTGCGCCAGACCGTGGACGCCATGACCCAGATCGCGGAGAAGATCTCGATCATCGAGGAGATCGCCCGGCAGACCAACCTGCTGGCCCTGAACGCGGCCATCGAGGCCGCCCGTGCGGGCGAGCAGGGCAAGGGGTTCGCCGTGGTCGCGGCCGAGGTGCGCAAGCTGGCCGAGCGAAGCGGCTCCGCGGCCGCCGAGATCGGCGAGCTGTCCGCCTCCAGCGTGGAGGTCGCCGCCAGGGCCGGAAAGATGCTCGACTCCATCGTGCCGAACATCGAGCAGACCGCCGAACTGATCCAGGAGATCACCGCCGCCAGCAGCGAGCAGAACGTGGGCGCGTCCGAAATCAACAACGCCCTGCAGCAGCTCGACACCGTGGTCCAGACCAACGCCAGTTCCTCGGAGGAGATCGCCTCCACAGCCGAAGAGCTTTCCTCCCACGCGGCGCGGATGGAGGCCACCATGTCCTTCTTCAACCTCAGACACCAAACGTCCGTCTCTCCGACGCGACGGGCCGTGGTCCAGCGGAAGCAGCCCATGCTCCAGGCCGCCGAGCCCGAAAGCGTGGACCTCGACATGGGCGAAGACGACGCCTTCGAGCGGTTCTGA
- a CDS encoding TadE family protein: MQKTDKRRQGRRGLAAVEMAMLLPIFLLLLMGVMDVARLYWTQGVVRDAAFEGARIAILNEATAAQIETEIARKLLRGGLDQAPSIEIGPREPSRPVDVTVSVPFEFLVIGSMVPQMADETQVAATAVMTHER, translated from the coding sequence ATGCAAAAGACAGATAAGCGCAGACAGGGAAGGCGCGGGCTGGCCGCCGTTGAGATGGCCATGCTGTTGCCGATCTTCCTGCTGCTGTTGATGGGCGTCATGGACGTGGCCCGGCTGTACTGGACCCAGGGAGTGGTCCGGGACGCCGCGTTCGAGGGCGCCCGCATAGCCATCTTGAACGAGGCCACCGCCGCCCAGATCGAGACCGAGATCGCCAGGAAGCTTCTCAGGGGCGGCCTTGACCAGGCGCCGTCCATCGAGATCGGCCCGAGGGAGCCGTCCCGGCCCGTGGACGTGACCGTGTCCGTTCCCTTCGAATTTCTGGTCATCGGCAGCATGGTCCCGCAAATGGCCGATGAAACGCAGGTGGCGGCCACCGCCGTCATGACCCACGAGAGGTAG
- a CDS encoding TadE/TadG family type IV pilus assembly protein: MRNNGEHRRGSAVMEFALLIPLLLIPLLTGMWDVSTMIDMNQILTRAAREGAVMASRGDDPVSAVKSYVETEGLVTDNLTVDVELGQPDPVLGQEVAVSLTYNFADATVYPWQELLPGGLRASARAKME, from the coding sequence ATGCGCAATAACGGAGAACACCGACGAGGCAGCGCCGTCATGGAATTCGCGCTGCTCATCCCCCTGCTCCTGATCCCGCTGCTGACGGGCATGTGGGACGTGTCCACGATGATCGACATGAACCAGATCCTGACCCGCGCGGCCAGGGAAGGCGCGGTCATGGCCTCCCGGGGCGACGACCCGGTCTCGGCCGTGAAGTCCTACGTGGAGACCGAGGGGCTGGTCACCGACAACCTGACCGTGGACGTCGAGCTCGGCCAGCCCGACCCGGTCCTGGGCCAGGAGGTCGCGGTCTCCCTCACCTATAATTTCGCGGACGCCACCGTGTACCCCTGGCAGGAACTGCTGCCGGGCGGCCTGCGCGCCAGCGCCCGCGCCAAGATGGAGTAA
- a CDS encoding pilus assembly protein TadG-related protein, with protein sequence MRRVPDVIRNEHGFATVMVSLCMAALMGLTALAVDLGRAYLKRSALQTAADAGALAGANSLLAEGRDFEKLRLIVASYAARNLTEADNPSEAVTDADIIFLRDGVPDEENPNQVEVSVTLSGERGNAFPLYFGSVVGKGAMTIEVTARAGLAGMCSSKCTKPFVVPTKFEWDDSAAPGTKYYQNGTFDVESAEELASVNVLGYTQEDMGTQIIIKPGDPSLAIAPGQYNLVDLPPVNKGDPITGAAMVKENIEGCTGSNSFATVAPGDELLIEPGNSAGPVKAGTSTVISMDPYAAWDPTTRSIEGSSYADPLDSPRVVIISFYDPRYPPTGGRNSIMVYELGAFFLESVDSAGNVTARFINTVAVDPESSGDDCLLRISRLMLDSTRQ encoded by the coding sequence ATGCGCAGAGTTCCCGACGTCATCCGAAACGAGCACGGCTTCGCCACCGTGATGGTCAGTCTGTGCATGGCCGCCCTCATGGGGCTGACCGCGCTGGCCGTGGACCTCGGCAGGGCCTACCTCAAGCGCAGCGCCCTCCAGACCGCCGCAGACGCGGGCGCCCTGGCCGGAGCCAACTCCCTGCTGGCCGAAGGCCGCGATTTCGAGAAGCTCCGGCTCATCGTCGCCAGCTACGCCGCCCGCAACCTGACCGAGGCGGACAACCCGTCCGAGGCCGTCACCGACGCGGACATCATCTTCCTCCGCGACGGCGTGCCCGACGAGGAGAACCCCAACCAGGTGGAGGTCAGCGTGACCCTGTCCGGCGAACGCGGCAACGCCTTCCCGCTCTACTTCGGCAGCGTCGTGGGCAAGGGGGCCATGACCATTGAAGTCACCGCCCGCGCCGGGCTGGCGGGCATGTGCTCCTCCAAGTGCACGAAGCCGTTCGTGGTCCCCACCAAGTTCGAATGGGACGACTCTGCCGCGCCCGGCACCAAGTACTACCAGAACGGGACCTTCGACGTGGAAAGCGCGGAGGAGCTCGCCTCGGTCAACGTGCTCGGCTACACCCAGGAGGACATGGGCACCCAGATCATCATCAAGCCCGGCGACCCCAGCCTGGCCATCGCGCCCGGACAGTACAACCTGGTGGACCTGCCGCCCGTCAACAAGGGCGACCCGATCACCGGCGCGGCCATGGTCAAGGAGAACATCGAGGGCTGCACCGGCTCCAACAGCTTCGCCACCGTGGCCCCGGGCGACGAACTGCTCATCGAACCGGGCAACTCCGCCGGACCGGTCAAGGCCGGGACCTCCACCGTCATCTCAATGGACCCCTACGCAGCCTGGGACCCGACGACCCGGTCCATCGAGGGCAGCTCCTACGCCGACCCCCTGGACAGCCCCCGCGTGGTCATCATCTCCTTTTACGATCCCCGGTACCCGCCCACCGGAGGCCGCAACTCCATCATGGTCTACGAGCTGGGCGCGTTCTTCCTCGAAAGCGTGGACAGCGCGGGCAACGTCACCGCCCGGTTCATCAACACCGTGGCCGTGGACCCCGAATCATCGGGCGACGACTGCCTGCTGCGGATCAGCCGGCTGATGCTCGACTCCACCCGGCAATAG
- the tmcD gene encoding electron transfer complex subunit TmcD, with translation MGKISSWDWEPGQKTVVNSLSPLEGHEWQEEPYASPDGETIAAIVKVGDGEFSIRTNDTVWEATFEKIWAPKFSPDGRLTAICQQDMEWVLAVDGELMGETTDYIWDTMFSEDGSVIATMYKGMERYGMCLNGEPWENLYENLNQPVLSKDGAHSAGVAQVQSLGAADLEGFKRGVYTVVVDGQPWEKTYVNVWTPVFNSDGTSVAATCRTTVYNHTITVDGKAWDATYNQVWEPVFSPKDNSVAAPVRVAGKWGVAKDGKMLWDPRYVQCLYLQYDASGEKLWGVVATSYGQFTACVNNAPWGETWPTVSDLVVSPDGQRAAVLASNCNEDFKIVVDGTAWAGTYDMAWPVVFSSDSKSAACKVEKSGRYRILVNGKSYERDFDAVWPPIFSEDGTKVLIRAIENNSFVRIVAEVCNF, from the coding sequence ATGGGAAAAATCTCCTCTTGGGATTGGGAACCCGGCCAAAAAACGGTCGTCAACTCCCTCTCCCCTCTCGAAGGACATGAATGGCAGGAAGAGCCGTATGCCTCGCCTGACGGCGAGACCATCGCCGCCATCGTCAAAGTGGGCGACGGCGAATTCTCCATTCGGACCAACGACACGGTATGGGAAGCCACGTTCGAAAAGATCTGGGCTCCGAAATTCTCTCCGGACGGTCGCCTGACCGCCATCTGCCAGCAGGACATGGAATGGGTCCTGGCCGTGGACGGCGAGCTCATGGGCGAAACCACCGACTACATCTGGGACACCATGTTCAGTGAAGACGGATCGGTCATCGCCACCATGTACAAAGGCATGGAAAGGTACGGCATGTGCCTGAACGGCGAGCCGTGGGAGAACCTCTACGAGAACCTCAATCAGCCCGTTCTGTCCAAGGACGGCGCCCACTCCGCGGGCGTGGCACAGGTGCAGAGCCTCGGCGCGGCCGACCTGGAAGGGTTCAAGCGCGGCGTCTACACCGTGGTCGTGGACGGACAGCCCTGGGAAAAGACCTACGTCAACGTCTGGACCCCGGTGTTCAACTCCGACGGCACCTCCGTGGCCGCCACCTGCCGCACCACCGTCTACAACCACACGATCACCGTGGACGGAAAGGCCTGGGACGCCACCTACAATCAGGTCTGGGAACCCGTCTTCTCGCCCAAGGACAACAGCGTCGCCGCCCCGGTCCGCGTGGCCGGCAAGTGGGGCGTGGCCAAGGACGGCAAGATGCTGTGGGATCCCCGCTACGTCCAGTGTCTGTACCTCCAGTACGACGCCAGCGGCGAGAAGCTGTGGGGCGTCGTCGCCACCAGCTACGGCCAGTTCACCGCCTGCGTGAACAACGCCCCCTGGGGCGAGACCTGGCCCACCGTGTCCGACCTGGTGGTCAGCCCCGACGGCCAGCGCGCCGCCGTCCTGGCCTCCAACTGCAACGAGGACTTCAAGATCGTGGTCGACGGCACCGCCTGGGCCGGCACCTACGACATGGCCTGGCCCGTGGTCTTCTCTTCGGACTCCAAGTCCGCGGCCTGCAAGGTCGAGAAGAGCGGCCGGTACCGCATCCTGGTGAACGGCAAGTCCTATGAACGGGACTTCGACGCCGTGTGGCCCCCGATCTTCAGCGAGGACGGCACCAAGGTGCTGATCCGCGCCATAGAGAACAACAGCTTCGTCCGCATCGTCGCGGAAGTATGCAACTTCTAA
- the tmcC gene encoding TmcC family electron transfer complex membrane anchor subunit, whose protein sequence is MTAFYVFVTGPLAWIAWGVFVLGAIYRLVSMYSLAKAKDGSSIAYMSWFYGLRSILAWMVPFKSMGWKSDPLMTVTTFAFHICFLLVAVFLGAHVVLWDTAFGISLPSLPSQAGDIISFVALAGCAVFAYRRFALPHVKGVTRCQDWFALILVALPFITGVLAYHQIGPVLLMTTLHALSGELLIALIPFTRLSHALFVLFTRAYMGSEFGGVRHANDW, encoded by the coding sequence ATGACTGCATTCTATGTCTTCGTCACCGGTCCCCTCGCCTGGATCGCCTGGGGCGTCTTCGTCCTGGGCGCCATCTACCGCCTGGTCAGCATGTATTCGCTGGCCAAGGCCAAGGACGGCTCGTCCATCGCCTACATGAGCTGGTTCTACGGCCTGCGGTCCATCCTGGCCTGGATGGTCCCCTTCAAGTCCATGGGCTGGAAGTCCGATCCCCTGATGACCGTGACCACCTTCGCGTTCCACATCTGCTTCCTGCTGGTGGCCGTGTTCCTGGGCGCGCACGTGGTCCTCTGGGACACCGCGTTCGGCATCAGCCTCCCGAGCCTGCCCTCGCAGGCCGGTGACATCATCAGCTTCGTGGCGCTCGCCGGCTGCGCGGTCTTCGCCTACCGCCGGTTCGCCCTGCCCCACGTCAAGGGTGTCACCCGCTGCCAGGATTGGTTTGCCCTGATCCTCGTCGCGCTGCCGTTCATCACCGGCGTCCTGGCCTATCACCAGATCGGCCCGGTCCTGCTGATGACCACCCTGCACGCGCTCTCCGGTGAACTGCTGATCGCCCTGATCCCGTTCACCCGGCTGAGCCATGCGCTGTTCGTCCTGTTCACCAGGGCGTACATGGGTTCCGAATTCGGCGGCGTCCGCCATGCCAACGACTGGTAG
- the tmcB gene encoding electron transfer complex ferredoxin TmcB, which yields MSHIADRIISDVGLEAGVAALTTEKIEEVVNRMLKGETGAKLRAYRETCMRCGLCSQGCHYYMSHDADPSYSPVNKATETMYELMDKKGKVTPQRIYEMAQMAFTECNLCKRCAHYCPVGIDTGYIMSMVRRICYLLDVVPQYIRDTAHSHASTMNQMWVKDDEWIDSLQWQEDEARDEFPDLRIPLDKEGAEVYYSVIAPEPKFRTQLIYQAAAIMNAAGIDWTMPSHPGWDNSDMCMFVGDFENMGRLKRAHYESAQKLRVKRIVMGECGHAFRSVYDMGNRWLGHKKMPVPVIHAIDFYWELINEGKIKITHQYENPVTIQDPCNIIRGRGLMDKLRDVVHFLCKEVVEMTPNREHNYCCCAGGGVINCGPPFKNTRMVGNRVKAEQLKATGVHDVVIPCHNCHGGIEDIIGYYDLGMHGKFISDIIYELMEKPEV from the coding sequence ATGAGTCACATTGCTGACAGAATCATATCCGATGTCGGCCTTGAGGCCGGCGTCGCCGCGCTGACCACCGAGAAAATCGAAGAAGTGGTCAACCGGATGCTCAAGGGTGAAACCGGGGCCAAACTCCGGGCATACAGGGAGACCTGCATGCGCTGCGGCCTCTGTTCCCAGGGCTGCCATTACTACATGTCCCACGACGCCGACCCGAGCTACTCTCCGGTCAACAAGGCCACGGAGACCATGTACGAGCTGATGGACAAGAAGGGCAAGGTCACCCCCCAGCGCATCTACGAGATGGCGCAGATGGCCTTCACCGAATGCAACCTCTGCAAGCGGTGCGCCCACTACTGTCCGGTCGGCATCGATACCGGCTACATCATGTCCATGGTGCGCCGCATCTGCTACCTGCTGGACGTGGTCCCGCAGTACATCCGCGATACCGCGCACTCCCACGCCTCGACCATGAACCAGATGTGGGTCAAGGACGACGAGTGGATCGACTCCCTGCAATGGCAGGAGGACGAGGCCCGCGACGAGTTCCCGGACCTGCGCATCCCGCTCGACAAGGAAGGGGCCGAGGTCTACTACTCGGTCATCGCCCCGGAACCCAAGTTCCGGACCCAGCTCATCTACCAGGCCGCGGCCATCATGAACGCCGCCGGCATCGACTGGACCATGCCCTCCCATCCGGGTTGGGACAACTCCGACATGTGCATGTTCGTGGGCGACTTCGAAAACATGGGCCGCCTCAAACGCGCCCACTACGAGTCCGCCCAGAAGCTGCGGGTCAAGCGCATCGTCATGGGCGAGTGCGGCCACGCCTTCCGCTCGGTCTACGACATGGGCAACCGCTGGCTCGGCCACAAGAAGATGCCGGTCCCGGTCATCCACGCCATCGACTTCTACTGGGAGCTGATCAACGAAGGAAAGATCAAGATCACCCACCAGTACGAGAACCCGGTGACCATTCAGGACCCGTGCAACATCATCCGCGGCCGAGGCCTCATGGACAAGCTCCGCGACGTGGTCCACTTCCTGTGCAAGGAAGTGGTCGAGATGACCCCCAACCGCGAGCACAACTACTGCTGCTGCGCGGGCGGCGGCGTCATCAACTGCGGTCCGCCGTTCAAGAACACCCGCATGGTGGGCAACCGCGTCAAGGCCGAGCAGCTCAAGGCTACCGGCGTCCACGACGTGGTCATCCCCTGCCACAACTGCCACGGCGGCATTGAAGACATCATCGGTTACTATGATCTCGGGATGCACGGTAAGTTCATCAGCGACATCATCTACGAACTGATGGAAAAACCGGAAGTCTAG
- the tmcA gene encoding acidic tetraheme cytochrome c3 TmcA, translating to MKKNTFTIAASMLTIILLVVAYMAPTAFSQDDMTEVPVDGFAKLERPRVPFMHDAHNEKAGLDDCVVCHHSKNDDGTQNTEDSSEGESCSSCHAETRTDDGTPLMRAYHLQCQGCHEAQGKGPVACGECHPK from the coding sequence ATGAAAAAGAACACCTTCACCATCGCGGCCTCCATGCTGACCATCATCCTGTTGGTCGTCGCATACATGGCCCCCACGGCCTTTTCCCAGGACGACATGACCGAGGTGCCGGTGGACGGCTTCGCCAAGCTCGAACGCCCGCGCGTGCCTTTCATGCATGACGCCCACAACGAAAAGGCCGGACTGGACGATTGCGTGGTCTGCCACCATTCCAAGAATGACGACGGCACGCAGAACACCGAGGATTCCTCCGAGGGCGAATCGTGCAGCTCCTGCCATGCGGAGACGCGCACCGACGACGGCACCCCGCTGATGCGGGCGTACCACCTGCAGTGCCAGGGTTGCCACGAGGCGCAGGGCAAGGGTCCCGTGGCCTGCGGCGAGTGCCATCCCAAATAG
- a CDS encoding PEP/pyruvate-binding domain-containing protein — MGLFDWLPFRKKEKTPEERAEMRRVFATRYDHFRLLIQANTRAHELMGELEEALRGFTPYGMHFVRTLCTRISTAIFQMVRHMGELDPSGNADLVAAMQSINERIMEELEPDAHQAEGLPVIDLTEVNRDHADLCGPKMAMLGEAGHSLGLRIPAGFVITVASFHRFMQSHGLGTEIDRLIQTMDGDDRESVFRVSSNIMQLVIETRLPDDLAEAILAAYDRLAETLGAPPDLAVRSSALGEDIEGSSFAGQYRSVLNVERSSLLDAYKEVVASKYSRQAMAYRLTHGIRDEDVAMSVGCMTMIESMSGGVAYSGNPVNVRDDRVSIHSVWGLPKPVVDGTAGADEFIVARDPLRVEEVVVAEKTDMYVCRRDEGVCRETLLEDRGNEPSLTHEQALAVAREAVRIEEHFGVSQDIEWAMTPDGVFHLLQCRPLMRLSTGPEHETVAANLPKPVLSGGKTASPGVGVGPAFTVRKDVDALTFPDGGVMILRQALPSRAALLDRCSALISEQGGMAGHLANVAREFGVPALFGVKNAVGRFENGAILTVDADGRAVYEGAVEPLLKDAPRERIMRGSPVQAALRKAARHIVRLNLTNPESPEFKPSNCRTLHDVMRYCHERAVNVMFEFGTHDDFIEAASRQLICDVPKQFWILNLDDGFSPEGQDRKDRCIPLKHVVSFPMRMLWEGMQAVPWQGPPPVHGRGLMSVMFEATMNPDLVPSAGTRYTQKNYFMVSKNYCSLQSRFGFHFCGVEALVGERVSENYASFQFKGGAANMERRIRRARFVGDLLEMFDFRVRVRQDNMFARVEGLDRETMANRLKIIGYLITHTRQLDMIMSDDSAVARRKAKFLEDFKLFDAPPEGG, encoded by the coding sequence ATGGGCCTGTTCGATTGGCTGCCGTTCCGCAAGAAGGAAAAGACCCCCGAAGAGCGGGCCGAGATGCGCCGGGTGTTCGCCACCCGCTACGACCATTTCCGGCTGCTCATCCAGGCCAACACCCGCGCCCACGAGCTGATGGGCGAGCTGGAGGAGGCGTTGCGCGGCTTCACCCCCTACGGCATGCACTTCGTGCGCACCCTGTGCACGCGCATCTCCACGGCCATCTTCCAGATGGTCCGTCACATGGGCGAGCTGGACCCGTCGGGCAATGCGGACCTCGTGGCCGCCATGCAGTCCATCAACGAGCGGATCATGGAGGAGCTGGAGCCGGACGCCCATCAGGCCGAGGGCCTGCCGGTCATCGACCTTACCGAGGTCAACCGCGACCATGCGGACCTCTGCGGCCCCAAGATGGCCATGCTCGGCGAGGCCGGGCACAGCCTGGGGCTGCGCATCCCGGCGGGGTTCGTCATCACCGTGGCCTCCTTTCACCGGTTCATGCAGTCCCATGGGCTGGGGACCGAGATCGACCGCCTCATCCAGACCATGGACGGCGACGACCGCGAGTCCGTGTTCCGGGTTTCTTCCAACATCATGCAGCTGGTCATCGAGACCCGGCTGCCGGACGACCTGGCCGAAGCGATCCTGGCCGCCTACGACCGGCTGGCCGAAACCCTGGGCGCGCCGCCCGACCTGGCCGTGCGCTCCAGCGCGCTGGGCGAGGACATCGAGGGGTCGTCCTTCGCGGGCCAGTACCGGTCGGTGCTCAACGTGGAGCGCTCCTCCCTGCTGGACGCCTACAAGGAGGTGGTCGCCTCCAAGTACTCGCGCCAGGCCATGGCCTACCGGCTGACCCACGGCATCCGCGACGAGGACGTGGCCATGAGCGTGGGCTGCATGACCATGATCGAGTCCATGTCCGGCGGCGTGGCCTATTCCGGCAACCCGGTCAACGTTCGCGACGACCGCGTGTCCATCCACTCGGTCTGGGGGTTGCCCAAGCCCGTGGTGGACGGCACTGCCGGGGCCGACGAATTCATCGTCGCCCGCGACCCCCTGCGCGTGGAGGAGGTCGTGGTGGCCGAGAAGACCGACATGTACGTCTGCCGCCGGGACGAGGGCGTGTGCCGCGAAACCCTGCTCGAAGACCGGGGCAACGAGCCGTCCCTCACGCACGAGCAGGCCCTGGCCGTGGCCCGCGAGGCCGTGCGCATCGAGGAACATTTCGGCGTGTCCCAGGACATCGAATGGGCCATGACCCCGGACGGGGTCTTCCACCTGCTCCAGTGCCGCCCGCTCATGCGCCTGTCCACCGGCCCGGAGCACGAGACCGTCGCGGCCAACCTGCCCAAGCCGGTCCTGTCCGGCGGCAAGACCGCCAGCCCCGGCGTGGGCGTGGGCCCGGCCTTCACCGTGCGCAAGGACGTGGACGCCCTGACCTTCCCGGACGGCGGCGTGATGATCCTGCGCCAGGCCCTGCCCAGCCGGGCGGCGCTGCTCGACCGGTGCAGCGCGCTCATCTCCGAGCAGGGCGGCATGGCCGGGCACCTGGCCAACGTGGCCCGCGAGTTCGGCGTCCCGGCCCTGTTCGGGGTCAAGAACGCGGTGGGGCGGTTCGAGAACGGCGCCATCCTGACCGTGGACGCCGACGGCCGCGCGGTCTACGAGGGCGCGGTGGAGCCGCTGCTCAAGGACGCCCCGCGCGAGCGCATCATGCGCGGCTCCCCGGTCCAGGCGGCCCTGCGCAAGGCCGCGCGGCACATCGTCCGGCTCAACCTGACCAACCCGGAATCCCCGGAGTTCAAGCCGTCCAACTGCCGCACCCTGCACGACGTCATGCGCTACTGCCACGAGCGGGCCGTGAACGTCATGTTCGAGTTCGGCACCCACGACGATTTCATCGAGGCCGCCAGCCGCCAGCTCATCTGCGACGTGCCCAAGCAGTTCTGGATTCTCAACCTCGACGACGGGTTTTCCCCGGAGGGGCAGGACCGCAAGGACCGCTGCATCCCCCTGAAACACGTGGTCTCCTTCCCCATGCGCATGCTCTGGGAAGGCATGCAGGCCGTGCCCTGGCAGGGTCCGCCACCGGTCCACGGCAGGGGGCTGATGTCGGTCATGTTCGAGGCCACCATGAACCCGGACCTGGTCCCGTCCGCCGGCACCCGCTACACCCAGAAGAACTATTTCATGGTCTCGAAGAACTACTGCTCGCTCCAGTCCCGCTTCGGCTTCCACTTCTGCGGGGTCGAGGCCCTGGTGGGCGAGCGGGTCAGCGAGAACTACGCCTCCTTCCAGTTCAAGGGCGGGGCCGCCAACATGGAGCGCCGCATCCGCCGCGCCCGGTTCGTGGGCGACCTGCTCGAAATGTTCGACTTCCGCGTCCGCGTCCGCCAGGACAACATGTTCGCCCGCGTCGAAGGCCTCGACCGCGAAACCATGGCCAACCGGCTCAAGATCATCGGCTACCTCATTACCCACACCCGCCAGCTCGACATGATCATGTCCGACGACTCCGCCGTGGCCCGCCGCAAGGCCAAGTTCCTCGAAGACTTCAAACTCTTCGACGCCCCGCCCGAAGGAGGTTAG